The DNA window attttgaatattaatcTGTCTTTTCTTCTCAACATTGAGTAGCATGGTGAAGGCTTTGTAAACACTTGGTAAAGGGTCCATCATGAGTATAGAATCCTTGATGTTCTCAAAAGAATCATCAAGGCCTAATAAGAACAAGTATAAATTGCTCTTTTCATAATCCATTATCACTTGTTTTTCTAGTTTACATCCAACACATGTATGTATGTTACTTCTATCACAAGTGCAGTTTCTTGTTGAATTGTGTAGATGTTCTTCCTCAATTGATACTGTGTTGGCCCATTGTTTCCTTCATAGCGTGCTTTGATTTCGTCCCATAGTTGTTGTGATGTAAGAGTGCTCTGAAAATGGACTTTATTCTTCTTATCAATAGTATTCATAATCCAAGTTCTTACAGTTGCGTCGACCATCCTCCAAAGTATAGCTTCTTTGTTATCACTCGGCATCTTACAAGAACCATCTATAAAACCTGTCTTCATCTTGGCCAGAAGTCCTAATTGAACGCTCGTGCTCCACTCAAAATAGTTGAGCCTTGTAAGAACAGTCGATGTAAGAACGGTTGAAGAGGATTCTCCACCATGTAGATATAGAGGATCAGTACGATCACGCTTTTTTTCTGCCATTTGAAAGTGTAGAGGAGATGGATcttgaacaatttcttctacAGTTGTGTTAGGGTTTTGATCCTCCACTAGTTGTTCGTCGACACTTGAGTCTTGATGAATTCTTGAATCAGATTCTTTAATAGTTAAGTGGTGTACCTTAGAATTAGGGCTTAGATCTTCTTTCGGTTCGTCTAGAAGATCGTCGTTATCGTAATCGAACGGATCGTAGACTGGTAAATCTTTTGTAGATTGTTTCCCCTTGTGCTCTGATACCATATTAAGACTTGAAGAATCATGGATTTGATGAATCAAGATCAAGAAGTAGAAAGTCTGAAAAGTATTATTGATGAAAAGTAGTCGGTGATTAACACCAATGTTTGATACATAGCAAGGGTCATTTGCCCCGATTGTTCTTTCAGTTATAACAAATAATACAATAGTCCTCAAAATATTACTCTATATTTAAGTAAGGTATTGAACTTATTATACTAACAAATTATCTTTAAACTTTATATTCTGCACAAATTAgttagtataaaattataaataacaaattaatattacttATCTCAATATAGTTGTAAAAAGTGTaagcaattttttattttatttatttttttatataacctCGATACATTTTAGATATACAATTGCAAAGTTAgttataacaaattaatatacaaCATATTATGCAacactttattttaaatgttgaaaatttaattgctattatttattattatttttttgttaaaataattttatttaaataataacaaattgtATTGTAACATTTAATACggcattaaaaataataaaataatagtgttATTGCTgtaattttgttatttgtttttgttatgtaaaattatgccatataaaaattattatataaaaattattgtgtaacatattattctatttttaaaatttatatgttataatgcttgttgttattttttttattatttatttttaaaattgtgcAATTTTTTAGTAAAactttattcattcattaatataataaaaagaaatacaaattacccaattttatgtattttgacATAAATTTGTTTTGATAACTGAgttaatttttgttgaaaaaatcaaagttattatatataaaatatgaaaaaaaagtaataattaaatatcaattactTATgcaacattattttattataacaaatatgaaaatatatatattatcaatttattaaaactaataatacaaccaattaatttttttttatctatggctacttaattaattaatatataaaatcattctTATTACAATTCATTATAGatacttttataaatacaaattaaaaaaaaaatattcatttattatgtatatcttaataattatttgattcaaattaattaagtgtttaattattttgatttattatatatattgtttaaattgtaataatataaatataatattataataatatgtgttgatatttattattgaaaataatatgcAAATAATATGCCTACATAAACtacatcaaattattttttaacttattattcaacactttaaaatttagcGTAGAAAatttggttaaatattttatttattaattattttatttgttatatagttaatataaattcttattataattttgtacaaCTTTTAATTCAACATGAAATCATTGAGTGTCAATAATTTTCtgcttaaataaaattatttgtttattatttataaaaatatgcaacataaattatatcaaattattttctaacttattatttaacactttaaaatttaggGTAGAAAATTTTGTTGCAGGtctcatttattaattattttatttgttatatagtTCCAACtaatttactaatatatttttgtaccactattatttcaacattaaaaCTGATGAGCGTGGATAATTTGTTgctttaataaatttatttatttattattgataaaagtGTGCAAcctaaattatatcaaattattttctaacttaTTATTCAACACTATAAAATTTAaggtataaatatttgttacatatctaatttattaattattttatttgttatatgaTTCAatctaaattagaaataaatttttgtataattGTTAATTCAACATTAAAACTAATGAGTgtctataatttataattttttgttttaataaagttacatctaattattttctaacctaTTATTAAACACTTCAAAATTTAGTATAGAAAAATGTGTTGTATgtctcttttattaattattttatttgttatatggTTCAATCTACATTACTAATAAACTTTTTTACAACTATTAATTCAACATGAAAACTATTGAGTGTCTATATAattgattgttatttattttattattgataaaaatatgcAACATATATTACatctaattattttctaacttaTTATTCAACACCTTAAAATTTAAGCGTAGACAATTTTGTTACTggtctcatttatttattattttatttgttataacggtacaatataaattaataatatttttttagaattattaatttaacattaaaacttacataaataaaaataagtgtgtttataatttattgttttaataaagttatttatttattattgataaaaataatatgcaaCATAAATTACAtccaattattttctaacttattattcaacactttaaaatttagtGTAGAAAGTAGTGTTGCATGTTTcgtttattaataatgttatttgttatatatagtttaatttaaattactaataattttttgtacAACTATTAATTCAACATTAAAACTAatgagttatataatttattgttttaataaagttatttattttattattgataaaaatatgcAACATATATTACAtccaattattttctaacttattattcaacactttaaaatttaagcgTAGACAATTTTGTTACTggtctcatttatttattattttatttgttataacggtacaatataaattaataataatttttttaaaattattaatttaacattaaaacttacataaataaaaataagtgtgtttataatttattgttttaataaagttatttatttattattgataaaaataatatgcaacataaattatatctaattattttctaacctattattcaacactttaaaatttagtGTAGAAAGTAGTGTTGCATGTttagtttattaataatgttatttgttatatatagtttaatttaaattactaataattttttgtacAACTATTAATTCAACATTAAAACTAatgagttatataatttattgttttaataaagttatttattttattattgataaaaatatgcAACATATATTACAtccaattattttctaacttattattcaacactttaaaatttaagcgTAGACAATTTTGTTACTagtctcatttatttattattttatttgttataacggtacaatataaattaataatattttttttagaattattaatttaacattaaaacttacataaataaaaataagtgtgtttataatttattgttttaataaagttatttatttattattgataaaaataatatgcaaCATAAATTACAtccaattattttctaacatattattcaacactttaaaatttagtGTAGAAAGTAGTGTTGCATGTTTcgtttattaataatgttatttgttatatatagtttaatttaaattactaataattaataattttttgtacAACTATTAATTCAACATTAAAACTAatgagttatataatttattgttttaataaagttatttattttattattgataaaaatatgcAACATATATTacattcaattattttctaacttattattcaatactttaaaatttaagcgTAGACAATTTTGTTACTggtctcatttatttattattttatctgtTATAAcggtataatataaattaataataatttttttagaattatagatttaacattaaaacttacataaataaaaataagtgtgtctataatttattgttttaataaagttatttatttattattgattaaaaaaaatatgcagcataaattacatcaaattattttttaacctattattcaacattttaaaatttagtgtAAAAAATAGTGTTGCAGGtctcatttattaattagtttatttgttACGTGGTTCCATCTAATTTACTAATAAGTTAATGTACAACTATTAATTCAACATTAAAACTTATTCACTATTAATTCAACATTAAAACGAATGAGTGtctataatttgttattttaataaagttatttatttattattgataaaaatattttgttgaaaaagtcaaaattattatatatatttttaagatgtaaaaaaaaattacaaaattactTTTATGTAACAAATATTTACACGTTCTTTATTTCAATCAATAATACAACTATtatcacttttaatttttatatatatataattataattataggtTGAAAACTAtcataattaaaagaataaaataaaaaataaaataaaattataaatatattaaagatataatataaattttattcattatctaactatattttgttgaaaaagtcagtgttattaacttattattatcataactattattatatattaaagataagtaaattatcaaaattataaaaataagcaacaatatcattttttttttttgtagtggtGGGTGTAAAAAAGGAACGTGGGTAGtctgtcaaaaaaaaaatgaaaaggtggataatttgagaaaaattatttgaaagttaGGTAGAACCGAAAAAGGTTCAACAATCCAGGTGTCCATTTTTGCATAAATGAATCCACGTGTAGGATCAATGGTGCACTAAAATGAAGGTTCTACAAAATCAACATGCATAAGAAATTACATTAGCATACGTAATAAAGACAACATGAATTAGCAATAGTGACGGTTGTGTGGATAAAATCCCGTTATTgtaaaataatcatataaattcaaaaggaccgctaaaataaataataacaaattatataaagaataCAAAAATTCTAAGAAAACATCTCACTTCTCTCTTGGAGCTagtttgatattgtttttttttgtgataaaagttggtttaaaaaaaaaatatgtttgatataatttgggaaaaaatttattctttagatatatattatctgaatatataagagaatttgatattttatttaataaatattataatttattgatgaTAGGAGAGGAGATGTGAAAGTTAAGGCTTGAGTAAAATTCATAGGAAACAAACCTTTAGTGTGTTATTatactatttttcttaaattgtgtgttattatcttcttctttttgtgtgtattatctttttttttatcttcttaaaTTGTGTGttattatcttcttctttttgtgtgtattatcttttttttatcttcttaaaTTGTGTGGATTATCTCTGTTGTAAAATCACAACTTTTGGGGAGCTATAAAAACCCATATGCTGATACATATTAGGGAGAGCTTGAGAAATTGAGAACTGATTCAAACGAAGAGGtttgtattcttttttttatctccaTTGATTGAAATCTCAATGTACTAATACATACTTATATCTTTCTGTGTTTATTGAACTAGCGTTTGCTTCATCTTAATCATTCCTCATCATGCCTTTGTCGGATGAAATGGTTAGAAGAGAGCTTGAATCTTCTAATGAACAGAAAGCTGCCTCATCATATCCGTAAGCGTTTTCCTATTTTTAATGATCTTTGTGTGTTTCTTTTATTGTAAAGAGTGAAGATTGATTTTTGTTGTTCAACTTCTTTCAATTTGCAAGACATGTTGTACTTTCTCAAGCCAATGACCAACAGATTGAAGATCCTCTTATTGCTGAACAAGCCGATGctataaacgaaatatctaAACCTAAAAAGGAAGAATCAATTGTTGTTTGTTCATTAGATTGTTCTGAAAACGGTGCAAAAAGAGCTTCTAAGAAGCCTAAGGTCAAATCGAAGAGGAAGTCCAGTGTAAGTCGAGCTCGAGCTGCTGAAGTTTCTAACTTACGGGAAAGGATGAAAGCACCATtttcttgattattttttataaatttctgtCAAAATTTTTATTGTCGGACTACTAATCATTTACCTTTGATGTTGGATGATTGAAAACAGGGAAGGTGGGACGAAGACAAGATAAATGAAAAGTTGGGTGATTTAGAAGAACTCATACCTAATTGCACCAAGGTGATTTGTCTTAGTATATTTTGTATGTAAtattgaagaagaaaagaatattaaaactgAATTAGTGGAAATAATTATCCCTAATGCCTTAAAACTGAATTTAAACTTATTGTTACTCTTATTTAACTTCTCTtaacaacaaaaatta is part of the Impatiens glandulifera chromosome 1, dImpGla2.1, whole genome shotgun sequence genome and encodes:
- the LOC124935247 gene encoding uncharacterized protein LOC124935247, which produces MVSEHKGKQSTKDLPVYDPFDYDNDDLLDEPKEDLSPNSKVHHLTIKESDSRIHQDSSVDEQLVEDQNPNTTVEEIVQDPSPLHFQMAEKKRDRTDPLYLHGGESSSTVLTSTVLTRLNYFEWSTSVQLGLLAKMKTGFIDGSCKMPSDNKEAILWRMVDATVRTWIMNTIDKKNKVHFQSTLTSQQLWDEIKARYEGNNGPTQYQLRKNIYTIQQETALVIEVTYIHVLDVN